In a single window of the Leisingera daeponensis DSM 23529 genome:
- a CDS encoding LacI family DNA-binding transcriptional regulator has protein sequence MSRILNKSNKNSKVSLAQIAKAAGVSKMTASRVLRDEGGFSESTRAKVMAEIDRLGYVPNRLATVFAGDQRSTFVGVSIPELGNEIFAQVLEGIDRKLGAFGHQTVLGMTEHALEQEEKWIETVLSWQPAGLIVTGRSHTPKSIQLLSSAGIPLVEIWDFNSSPLDMSVGLNHFDSGYSMGRYLTGLGYRKFGYVGTSHDTANAASARLAGYAKMIGDSAGSLKKQLLLKDAPGFYTGYYGTEQLLAANSDVEVIYYQNDNMAVGGLQYCQKRGLSIPGDIGIAGWGDLPIASILPYRLTSTAVPHLRIGMIAAEMVLSQINGEPRRRSQDVGFTLIPGSTVRSQLE, from the coding sequence ATGAGCAGAATCCTTAATAAATCGAATAAAAACAGCAAAGTAAGCCTTGCGCAGATCGCTAAGGCGGCCGGTGTGTCCAAGATGACGGCAAGCCGCGTCTTGCGGGACGAGGGCGGATTTTCCGAGAGTACCCGCGCCAAGGTCATGGCTGAGATAGATCGTCTTGGGTACGTTCCGAATCGCCTCGCAACGGTTTTTGCAGGGGATCAGCGCTCCACCTTTGTTGGCGTTTCCATCCCTGAACTGGGCAACGAAATCTTTGCCCAGGTCCTTGAAGGGATCGACAGAAAACTGGGGGCCTTTGGGCATCAAACCGTCCTGGGGATGACCGAGCACGCACTCGAACAGGAAGAGAAATGGATCGAAACCGTGCTCTCCTGGCAACCGGCGGGCCTCATCGTGACGGGGCGCTCCCACACGCCGAAATCAATCCAGCTTCTTAGCAGCGCCGGTATTCCGCTGGTTGAAATCTGGGATTTCAATTCCAGCCCGCTGGATATGTCGGTTGGGCTGAACCACTTTGATAGCGGCTACAGCATGGGGCGCTACCTGACGGGTCTCGGGTATCGGAAATTCGGCTATGTCGGCACTTCGCACGATACCGCAAATGCCGCCAGTGCCCGCTTGGCGGGATATGCCAAGATGATTGGCGATTCAGCGGGTTCGTTGAAGAAGCAACTCCTCCTGAAAGATGCGCCGGGGTTCTATACTGGCTACTATGGCACCGAACAGCTATTGGCCGCGAACAGCGATGTTGAGGTAATCTATTATCAGAATGACAATATGGCCGTTGGCGGTTTGCAATATTGTCAAAAGCGCGGGCTCTCCATCCCGGGCGATATCGGCATTGCGGGCTGGGGAGATCTGCCGATCGCTTCAATTCTACCCTATCGGCTCACCTCAACCGCAGTCCCCCACCTGCGGATCGGCATGATCGCGGCTGAAATGGTTCTGTCCCAGATCAACGGCGAGCCGCGCCGAAGGTCTCAGGACGTTGGTTTCACTCTCATTCCCGGTTCAACCGTCCGATCCCAATTGGAGTAG
- the rsgA gene encoding ribosome small subunit-dependent GTPase A — MEKQDHHIPAPLYALGWTPALQNQLGPDDAGLEPMRVSSVHRSKITAFSVGGRAKLSLPAGMTTASFAVGDWVLADPQSHQISRLLDRHSLLQRKTAGARQLQLIAANVDTVFIVTSCNDDFNPARLERYLALTNQAGTGAVIVLTKVDQTPDVAKFQRKAAALQRGLQVVSINGKSRDAIAALAPWCHAGQTVALIGSSGVGKSTLLNTLAHKSEDDAQATGSIREDDAKGRHTTTSRSLHTIEGGAWVIDTPGMRTLHVSDLSTGLDELFAEITELAPDCRFRDCTHTHEPGCAVQSAVAAGKLDPARLARWSKLRNENKQNTPIVTGARGNKRTSARGRRR, encoded by the coding sequence GTGGAAAAGCAAGACCATCATATCCCCGCACCTTTGTACGCTCTTGGCTGGACACCCGCCTTGCAAAACCAACTTGGCCCTGATGACGCAGGCCTTGAGCCGATGAGGGTCTCTTCGGTGCATCGGTCGAAGATAACGGCGTTCTCTGTTGGCGGGCGGGCAAAACTGAGCCTGCCTGCGGGGATGACAACCGCCAGTTTCGCCGTGGGGGATTGGGTTCTGGCCGACCCTCAAAGTCATCAAATCTCCCGCCTACTGGACCGCCATTCGCTGCTGCAACGTAAGACCGCCGGGGCGCGGCAGCTGCAACTGATCGCAGCCAATGTGGATACAGTATTTATCGTCACTTCTTGTAATGACGATTTCAATCCTGCCCGCCTGGAGCGCTATCTGGCCCTGACCAACCAAGCAGGGACTGGCGCCGTGATTGTTTTGACCAAGGTGGATCAGACACCTGATGTGGCCAAATTCCAGCGCAAGGCCGCGGCGTTGCAGCGGGGATTGCAAGTGGTCTCGATCAATGGAAAGTCACGGGACGCGATTGCCGCCCTCGCTCCTTGGTGTCACGCCGGACAGACCGTGGCGCTGATCGGATCATCCGGTGTGGGCAAGTCGACGCTGTTGAATACGCTGGCCCACAAATCCGAAGATGACGCGCAGGCAACGGGCAGCATCCGCGAAGATGACGCAAAGGGAAGGCATACCACCACGTCCCGTTCACTACACACAATCGAAGGCGGCGCGTGGGTGATCGACACGCCCGGAATGCGTACCTTGCACGTTAGCGATTTATCGACGGGTCTCGATGAGCTTTTTGCCGAGATCACGGAGCTGGCCCCCGATTGCCGATTTCGCGATTGCACTCACACGCATGAACCCGGCTGCGCGGTGCAATCCGCGGTCGCGGCGGGGAAGCTGGATCCCGCGCGTCTCGCGCGGTGGAGTAAGTTGAGGAATGAAAACAAGCAGAATACGCCCATAGTGACCGGCGCGCGCGGGAACAAGAGAACCTCGGCGCGGGGTCGTCGGCGCTGA
- a CDS encoding dicarboxylate/amino acid:cation symporter: MTTTLPSLRLDERQWTHSVSLCNDNIMESEIQDPPMQIAQQRFKLRVWITSRLWAQVMAGMILGFGLGLLLSEATGVVPPDLAEVIGLWLALPGKIFLALIAMVLIPLVFSSIVGGLAGAGSGEQLRSVGLRLAAFILVTTTAAAAIGVALAQWLKPGTGLAGFSLQSPAAGSQPQEGLLPGIPAPEERATLPDLIVDILPSNPTASIVQGDMLAVVVLALLVGISVTQIQSSRAATFLALMDALLSISMNIVKWAMFLAPYAVFGLMAQLVTRMGFETMLGISGYVGTVLLGLGALLCLYLAIAMVFARVTPLSFAKVAGSNLLLAFSTSSSSAVMPVTIQTSRQLGVPDSIANLVIPLGATMNMAGTALYQAVAILFLAQLAGLELTAVQISLVVGTLVASSIGAPGTPGVSIAILISVATSMGIPVEGMVIILGVDRLLDMCRTVINVTGDLVAAVLFRAAGQPEAMTSV, from the coding sequence TTGACAACTACCCTGCCCAGTTTGCGGCTTGATGAACGACAGTGGACCCACAGCGTCAGCCTGTGTAACGACAACATCATGGAAAGCGAAATCCAAGATCCCCCAATGCAGATCGCTCAACAGCGTTTCAAGCTGCGCGTGTGGATCACGTCTCGGCTATGGGCCCAGGTGATGGCCGGCATGATCCTGGGGTTTGGCCTGGGCTTGCTGCTAAGCGAGGCGACTGGGGTCGTGCCGCCTGATTTGGCCGAGGTGATCGGGCTTTGGCTCGCCCTGCCAGGAAAGATTTTTCTGGCGCTGATCGCCATGGTTCTCATACCGTTGGTTTTTTCGTCAATAGTTGGCGGTCTTGCGGGGGCCGGGTCAGGAGAGCAGTTGCGCTCCGTGGGCCTGCGTTTGGCTGCCTTCATTCTGGTGACCACAACGGCCGCAGCAGCCATCGGAGTGGCGCTTGCCCAATGGCTGAAGCCCGGAACAGGACTTGCCGGATTTTCCTTGCAATCGCCTGCAGCCGGTTCGCAGCCGCAAGAAGGCCTGCTGCCAGGCATTCCTGCGCCTGAAGAGAGAGCTACACTGCCCGACCTGATCGTCGATATCCTCCCATCCAATCCCACCGCCTCAATCGTCCAGGGAGACATGCTGGCCGTTGTGGTGCTGGCACTGCTGGTCGGCATTTCGGTTACGCAAATACAGAGCAGCCGAGCCGCCACGTTCCTGGCGCTGATGGATGCGCTGTTGTCGATCTCCATGAACATCGTGAAATGGGCTATGTTTCTGGCACCTTACGCGGTTTTCGGGCTGATGGCGCAACTGGTGACGCGAATGGGGTTCGAAACCATGCTTGGCATCTCGGGCTACGTGGGCACCGTGCTTCTGGGCCTCGGCGCGCTGCTGTGCCTCTACCTGGCAATCGCGATGGTCTTTGCACGGGTCACGCCGCTGAGTTTCGCCAAGGTTGCGGGCAGCAACCTGTTGCTTGCTTTTTCCACATCCAGTTCGTCTGCGGTCATGCCGGTGACGATCCAGACATCGCGTCAGCTTGGCGTTCCCGACAGTATCGCGAATCTGGTGATTCCATTGGGGGCAACGATGAATATGGCGGGTACCGCACTCTACCAGGCTGTGGCCATTCTGTTTCTTGCGCAGCTTGCCGGATTAGAGTTGACGGCAGTGCAGATCAGTTTGGTGGTGGGAACGCTTGTCGCGTCGAGTATCGGCGCTCCTGGCACGCCAGGTGTGAGCATCGCTATTCTGATCAGCGTCGCCACGAGCATGGGCATTCCGGTCGAAGGGATGGTGATCATTCTCGGCGTTGACCGCCTGCTTGATATGTGTCGGACGGTAATCAACGTCACTGGCGATCTGGTAGCCGCAGTGCTGTTTCGCGCGGCCGGGCAACCCGAGGCGATGACATCGGTTTGA
- a CDS encoding xanthine dehydrogenase family protein molybdopterin-binding subunit: MTAHLKQDGPVEGAALDGMKQGLLGRPVPRIEGLAKVTGTATYAAEYDVADPAEGVFVTATISKGVVRSIDSAAARAMPGVLAVIDDARMTTRAAQGTAGEAPQQAPQRVSYWGQPVALVVAETFEQARDAAKHLVIEYDEEPGAALDPATATPEPQEDEAVNMGDLDAAMQAAAYSVDLTIETEGHASAAMEPHAAIAAWEGDKLTVHASLQMLNYNISELADALGIEEENIRLVAPYVGGGFGSKLGISEDVVAAALAARELSRPVRVVMSRQQVFQCVMRRSETWQRLRLACDGDGVLTGFGHQARVSNLPGETFTEPVLQSSHFLYAAPNRSLSMDLVRIHRMTAGSVRAPGEAVGMPALEMAMDELAEKAGIDPVAFRLRNIPDRDPEADLPFTSHGLADCLRKGAKAFGWDNGPRKPRQRREGDWWIGTGMASAARVHNASEAKARVRLTAEGRAVVETDMTDLGTGTYTICAQIAGEMLGLPLDRVTVALGDTDHPRGPGSGGSWGAASIGSAVYLACKALREDLARRANTDEAGLVMKDGAVEGGRCIADLLGGETLEELGHYEPGDNEDDFTASGFGAFFAEVRVNHWTGEARVDRMLGAFGFGRVLNEKTARSQCLGGITWSIGTALTEALHFDPRDGHLANPDLAEYHVPVHRDVREVEVLMLEERDPLASAIQAKGIGELGMCGGAGAIANAVYNACGARLHQLPMTPDRILAGLPA, encoded by the coding sequence ATGACCGCGCATCTGAAGCAGGACGGACCCGTCGAGGGGGCCGCGCTCGATGGCATGAAGCAGGGATTGCTTGGCCGGCCCGTCCCCCGGATCGAGGGCCTGGCCAAGGTCACGGGCACCGCGACCTATGCCGCCGAATATGATGTGGCCGATCCCGCCGAAGGCGTTTTCGTCACTGCGACGATCTCCAAGGGCGTCGTGAGATCCATCGACAGCGCGGCGGCGCGTGCCATGCCCGGCGTGCTTGCCGTTATCGACGACGCGCGGATGACCACACGCGCCGCCCAGGGAACAGCCGGGGAAGCGCCCCAGCAGGCGCCGCAGCGCGTCTCCTACTGGGGCCAACCCGTCGCGCTTGTCGTGGCCGAGACCTTCGAGCAGGCGCGCGACGCAGCGAAGCATCTCGTCATCGAGTACGACGAGGAGCCCGGCGCGGCCCTCGACCCCGCCACCGCCACGCCCGAACCCCAAGAGGACGAGGCCGTCAACATGGGCGACCTCGACGCGGCGATGCAGGCGGCGGCCTACAGCGTGGACCTCACCATCGAGACCGAGGGCCATGCCTCCGCCGCGATGGAACCCCATGCCGCCATCGCCGCGTGGGAAGGGGACAAGCTGACCGTCCATGCCTCGTTGCAGATGCTGAACTACAATATCTCCGAGCTGGCGGACGCGCTGGGCATCGAGGAGGAGAACATCCGGCTTGTTGCCCCCTATGTCGGCGGCGGTTTCGGCTCGAAGCTCGGGATCAGCGAGGACGTCGTCGCCGCCGCCCTCGCCGCGCGCGAGCTGAGCCGGCCGGTGCGCGTCGTGATGTCCCGCCAGCAGGTCTTTCAGTGCGTCATGCGCCGCTCCGAAACCTGGCAACGGCTGCGCCTCGCCTGCGACGGGGACGGCGTGCTGACTGGGTTCGGCCACCAGGCGCGCGTCTCGAACCTGCCGGGAGAGACCTTCACCGAACCGGTTCTGCAATCCTCGCACTTCCTCTACGCGGCGCCGAACCGCTCGCTGTCGATGGACCTTGTCCGCATTCACCGGATGACCGCCGGATCGGTCCGCGCTCCGGGAGAGGCCGTGGGGATGCCCGCGCTTGAGATGGCGATGGACGAGCTGGCCGAGAAGGCGGGGATCGACCCTGTCGCCTTCCGTCTGCGCAACATCCCCGACCGCGACCCCGAAGCGGATCTGCCCTTCACCTCGCACGGCCTTGCCGACTGCCTGAGGAAGGGGGCCAAGGCCTTTGGCTGGGACAACGGCCCCCGCAAGCCCCGGCAGCGCCGCGAGGGGGATTGGTGGATCGGCACCGGCATGGCCAGCGCCGCCCGCGTCCACAACGCGAGCGAGGCCAAGGCCCGGGTGCGGCTGACCGCCGAGGGCCGGGCGGTGGTCGAGACCGACATGACCGATCTCGGCACCGGCACCTACACGATCTGCGCCCAGATCGCGGGCGAGATGCTGGGCCTGCCGCTGGATCGGGTCACGGTGGCACTCGGCGACACCGACCATCCGCGCGGGCCGGGATCGGGCGGCAGCTGGGGCGCGGCCTCCATCGGGTCGGCGGTCTACCTTGCCTGCAAGGCGTTGCGCGAAGATCTGGCCCGCCGTGCCAATACCGACGAAGCGGGCCTTGTAATGAAGGACGGCGCCGTGGAGGGCGGCCGGTGCATAGCCGACCTCTTGGGCGGTGAGACGCTGGAAGAGCTCGGCCATTACGAGCCCGGCGACAACGAGGACGACTTCACCGCCTCGGGCTTCGGCGCCTTTTTCGCCGAGGTTCGGGTGAACCACTGGACGGGCGAGGCCCGGGTGGACCGGATGCTCGGCGCCTTCGGCTTCGGGCGCGTCCTCAACGAGAAGACCGCGCGCTCGCAGTGCCTGGGCGGCATCACCTGGAGCATCGGCACCGCGCTGACCGAGGCACTGCATTTCGACCCCCGGGACGGGCATCTCGCGAACCCCGACCTCGCCGAGTACCACGTTCCCGTCCACCGCGACGTGCGCGAGGTCGAGGTGCTCATGCTGGAGGAGCGCGACCCGCTGGCGAGCGCCATCCAGGCCAAGGGGATCGGCGAACTCGGTATGTGCGGCGGCGCGGGCGCTATCGCGAACGCGGTCTACAACGCCTGCGGCGCGCGGCTTCACCAGCTGCCGATGACGCCCGACCGCATCCTCGCAGGTCTTCCAGCATAA
- a CDS encoding FAD binding domain-containing protein, with protein sequence MRPFDYIKAADTADAAERISPAGAWAIAGRTNLLDLMKLQVETPEVLVDLGRLDMASIAEDGAGLRIGALVTNTATANHARVRADYPLLARAILAGATQQLRNKATTGGNLCQRTRCTYFTNIDQPCNKRVPGSGCGAIGGVARLHAILGTSEQCIATYPGDMAVAMAALDAQVHLQGGAAGERTVPVRDFHTLPGETPWQENVLQAGEIITAVTLPPPVTGRQIYRKVRERSSYAFALVSVAAIVAMEGGRIARADLAFGGLAHKPWHDPRLSDLLVGEMPTPALFDTAAHVLLDGADARGGSDFKIPLARRTLAAVLTEATEDRT encoded by the coding sequence ATGAGACCATTTGATTACATCAAGGCCGCCGACACTGCGGATGCCGCAGAGCGGATCTCGCCCGCCGGCGCGTGGGCCATTGCCGGCAGGACCAACTTGCTCGACCTGATGAAGCTCCAGGTCGAAACACCCGAGGTTCTGGTCGATCTCGGCCGGCTCGACATGGCGTCCATCGCGGAAGACGGGGCGGGCCTGCGCATCGGTGCCCTCGTCACAAATACCGCCACGGCCAACCACGCCCGCGTCCGCGCTGATTATCCGCTCCTCGCCCGGGCGATCCTGGCGGGGGCCACCCAGCAGCTCCGCAACAAGGCAACGACGGGCGGCAACCTCTGCCAGCGAACCCGCTGCACATATTTCACCAATATCGACCAGCCCTGCAACAAGCGCGTGCCCGGATCGGGCTGCGGCGCGATCGGCGGAGTGGCGCGACTGCACGCGATCCTTGGCACGAGCGAGCAGTGCATCGCCACCTATCCCGGCGACATGGCCGTGGCGATGGCAGCTCTCGATGCACAGGTTCATCTGCAGGGCGGAGCGGCAGGCGAGCGGACGGTCCCGGTCCGCGACTTCCACACTCTGCCCGGCGAGACGCCTTGGCAGGAGAACGTGTTGCAGGCCGGTGAGATCATCACCGCCGTCACGCTGCCGCCCCCCGTGACGGGCCGGCAGATCTACCGCAAGGTGCGCGAGCGGTCGTCCTATGCCTTCGCCCTGGTCTCGGTTGCCGCCATCGTGGCTATGGAGGGCGGTCGGATCGCCCGGGCCGATCTCGCCTTCGGCGGGCTCGCGCACAAGCCCTGGCACGATCCGCGTCTCTCGGACCTGCTGGTCGGAGAGATGCCAACGCCCGCGCTCTTCGACACGGCCGCGCACGTGCTGCTCGACGGGGCGGACGCGCGCGGCGGCAGCGACTTCAAGATACCTCTCGCGCGGCGGACCCTGGCCGCCGTCCTCACCGAGGCAACAGAGGACCGGACATGA
- a CDS encoding 2Fe-2S iron-sulfur cluster-binding protein → MSETIKVNGHVFPMPADARVSLLDFLRLHVGLTGTKKGCDHGQCGACTVLVDGVRINSCLTLAVMHSGQEVTTIEGLGTPDAPSDLQKAFLEHDGFQCGYCTPGQICSATALLEEIRAGWPSDASDDLTAPSLSDEEIRERMSGNLCRCGAYANILAAIRQVAEAGA, encoded by the coding sequence ATGAGCGAGACGATAAAGGTCAACGGACATGTCTTCCCAATGCCCGCCGATGCGCGGGTCTCGCTTCTGGATTTCCTCAGACTGCATGTTGGACTCACCGGAACCAAGAAAGGCTGCGATCATGGCCAGTGCGGGGCCTGCACCGTGCTGGTGGACGGTGTCCGGATCAACAGCTGCCTGACGCTGGCCGTGATGCATAGCGGTCAGGAGGTGACGACGATCGAAGGGCTGGGCACGCCCGACGCGCCCTCGGACCTGCAAAAGGCCTTTCTGGAGCATGACGGTTTTCAGTGCGGCTACTGCACGCCGGGCCAGATCTGCTCGGCGACCGCGCTGCTGGAGGAGATCCGGGCCGGATGGCCCAGCGACGCGAGCGACGACCTCACCGCGCCCTCCCTCTCCGACGAAGAGATCCGCGAGCGGATGAGCGGCAACCTCTGCCGTTGCGGCGCCTACGCCAACATCCTCGCGGCGATCCGCCAGGTCGCGGAGGCCGGGGCATGA
- a CDS encoding class I SAM-dependent methyltransferase: protein MDQTYRHQRLIYDLTRKYYLLGRDRLIDGLAPKEGSHVLEVACGTGRNLKMASRKYPHSAFYGLDISTEMLTSARHKVGDYVQLAQADACRFDGARLFRRSKFDRIFISYGLSMIPDWQAALRMSCAHLAPGGQLHVLDFSDQAGWPRWFGNGLNHWLANFHVTPRLDLCSALETVAVESGGHAQCSQLYRGYSQYSLVRMPG from the coding sequence ATGGACCAGACCTACCGGCACCAGCGGCTGATCTATGACCTGACCCGCAAGTACTATCTGCTCGGCCGTGACCGGCTGATTGACGGGCTTGCCCCGAAAGAAGGCTCGCATGTACTTGAAGTTGCCTGCGGCACTGGCCGCAATCTGAAAATGGCATCACGCAAGTATCCGCACTCCGCGTTCTACGGTCTGGATATCTCCACTGAAATGCTGACCTCGGCCCGGCACAAAGTCGGAGACTATGTGCAGCTTGCCCAGGCCGACGCCTGCAGATTTGATGGAGCCCGGCTTTTCCGGCGCAGCAAGTTCGACCGGATTTTCATTTCTTACGGCCTCTCGATGATCCCGGACTGGCAGGCCGCCTTGCGCATGTCCTGCGCGCATCTGGCTCCCGGCGGTCAGCTTCATGTTTTGGATTTTTCGGATCAGGCGGGCTGGCCGCGCTGGTTCGGTAACGGGCTGAACCACTGGCTGGCCAATTTTCATGTCACCCCCCGGCTAGACCTCTGCAGCGCTCTCGAAACAGTCGCTGTGGAATCCGGGGGCCATGCGCAATGCAGTCAACTGTACCGGGGCTATTCGCAATACAGCCTTGTGCGTATGCCTGGCTAA
- a CDS encoding DUF3419 family protein — protein MSSTAQAQLEAAVLQQGDAATGRLERLFSRLFLGLVYPQIWEDPVVDMQALEIAPGDNLVCIASGSCNVLSYLTAGPASVTAVDLSPAHVALGRLKLAAVQTLPDYAAFYQFFGHAGMAGNAVLYDRYVRTGLDGGTRAFWDSRQPFRRRISLFGKGFYRYGLLGRFLGAVHLIARLGRVDFAPLLAARSLAEQTAFFDTRIAPLFDMWLVRKLAGFRASLFGLGIPPAQYDKLAADGDGEVLPVLRERVRKLMCDFPIQNNYFAWQAFARCYDPAPDGSLPPYLQQRNFAALRNNAGRGWIENRSLTGLLADQADGSKHGYVLLDAQDWMNDEQLNALWREITRTAAPGARVIFRTGGTDDILPGRVRPEILALWAYDAEMSARGTAQDRSAIYGGFHLYRFQG, from the coding sequence ATGAGTAGCACAGCGCAGGCACAGCTAGAGGCTGCCGTTCTGCAGCAAGGCGATGCCGCGACCGGCCGGCTGGAACGCCTGTTTTCCCGTCTGTTTCTGGGGCTAGTCTACCCGCAAATCTGGGAAGACCCTGTTGTGGACATGCAGGCGCTGGAAATCGCGCCGGGCGACAACCTCGTCTGCATCGCCTCGGGCAGCTGCAATGTGCTGTCCTACCTGACCGCGGGCCCGGCCTCAGTGACAGCAGTCGACCTGTCGCCTGCCCATGTGGCGCTGGGGCGGCTGAAGCTGGCCGCAGTGCAAACCCTGCCGGACTATGCCGCTTTCTACCAGTTCTTCGGCCATGCAGGCATGGCCGGAAATGCGGTACTGTATGACCGTTATGTCCGGACCGGCCTGGACGGCGGCACCCGCGCTTTCTGGGACAGCAGGCAGCCATTCCGCCGCCGGATCTCGCTGTTCGGCAAAGGTTTCTACCGCTACGGCCTGCTGGGCCGGTTTCTGGGGGCGGTGCATCTGATTGCCCGGCTGGGGCGGGTGGATTTCGCACCACTGCTGGCAGCCCGCAGCCTGGCAGAGCAAACTGCATTCTTCGACACCCGCATCGCCCCGCTGTTCGACATGTGGCTGGTGCGGAAACTGGCAGGTTTTCGGGCGTCGCTGTTCGGCTTGGGCATCCCGCCCGCACAATACGACAAGCTGGCGGCAGACGGCGATGGGGAGGTGCTGCCGGTGCTGCGCGAGCGGGTTCGCAAGCTGATGTGCGATTTCCCCATCCAGAACAACTATTTCGCTTGGCAAGCCTTTGCCCGTTGCTACGACCCGGCACCTGACGGTTCTCTGCCGCCCTATCTGCAGCAGCGGAACTTCGCAGCGCTCCGGAACAATGCAGGCCGGGGCTGGATCGAGAACCGCTCGCTGACCGGTCTGCTTGCAGATCAGGCGGACGGCTCGAAGCATGGCTATGTGCTGCTGGATGCGCAGGACTGGATGAACGACGAACAGCTGAATGCGCTGTGGCGGGAAATTACTCGCACCGCAGCCCCCGGCGCGCGCGTGATTTTCCGCACCGGCGGCACCGATGATATTCTGCCGGGCCGCGTGCGGCCGGAAATTCTGGCCCTCTGGGCCTATGACGCAGAAATGTCTGCCCGCGGCACCGCGCAAGACCGCTCCGCCATCTACGGCGGCTTTCACCTTTACCGCTTCCAAGGTTAA
- a CDS encoding UDP-2,3-diacylglucosamine diphosphatase, translated as MKYRTIFLSDIHLGTPGCQAELLLDFLNTYEAESYYLVGDIIDAWRIKRKGFLWPQAHNDVVQTLLAKAHDGASIYLIPGNHDEFLRSYLGTHFGGIEVLSKADFTASDGKRYLVTHGDQFDSVVMHAKWLAHLGDRAYDFMLWLNTRLNRARSLWGGQYWSLSKWAKQQVKQAVNFISEYEKVLTAEARRGGYDGVICGHVHSAAVRDMNGITYVNTGDWVESCTAVVELESGRLALIDWERSAREARHRVRTRRARTRQKQLENV; from the coding sequence ATGAAATACCGCACGATCTTTCTGTCGGATATTCATCTTGGCACACCGGGCTGCCAGGCAGAGCTGCTGCTGGATTTCCTGAACACGTATGAAGCCGAGAGCTACTATCTTGTTGGCGACATCATCGATGCCTGGCGGATCAAGCGCAAAGGCTTCCTGTGGCCGCAAGCCCATAACGATGTTGTTCAAACGCTGCTGGCTAAGGCGCACGACGGTGCCAGCATCTATCTGATCCCAGGCAACCACGACGAATTCCTGCGCTCTTACTTGGGCACCCATTTCGGCGGTATCGAGGTGCTGAGCAAGGCCGATTTCACCGCCAGCGATGGCAAGCGCTACCTGGTAACTCATGGCGACCAGTTCGACTCGGTCGTGATGCACGCCAAATGGCTCGCCCATCTGGGGGATCGGGCCTATGATTTCATGCTGTGGCTCAACACCCGTCTGAACCGCGCGCGCAGCCTGTGGGGCGGACAATACTGGTCGCTGTCCAAATGGGCCAAGCAGCAGGTCAAGCAAGCGGTCAACTTCATCAGCGAATACGAAAAGGTGCTGACGGCAGAGGCACGCCGCGGCGGCTATGACGGCGTGATCTGCGGCCATGTCCACAGCGCCGCGGTCCGCGACATGAACGGTATCACCTATGTCAATACCGGCGACTGGGTGGAGAGCTGCACAGCGGTCGTGGAATTGGAGAGCGGCCGGCTCGCCTTGATCGATTGGGAACGTTCCGCCCGCGAGGCCCGCCACCGTGTCCGCACGCGGCGCGCCCGTACCCGCCAGAAACAACTCGAAAACGTATGA
- a CDS encoding ATP-binding cassette domain-containing protein, whose amino-acid sequence MSRFPGQLSGGEKQQVGVARAFAANPEVTLCDKATSALDVSVQAAALANDMSEKGPPATGCPFQQRCTRRIGPVCETNAPPPQALEACHVIHCHIPAEHLQEAGECQEAELA is encoded by the coding sequence GTGTCGCGCTTTCCTGGACAGTTGTCAGGCGGCGAGAAGCAGCAGGTAGGCGTTGCCCGCGCCTTTGCCGCCAATCCGGAAGTTACCCTTTGCGACAAGGCGACCAGCGCGCTGGATGTGTCGGTGCAGGCCGCAGCGCTGGCCAATGACATGAGCGAGAAAGGCCCGCCCGCAACCGGCTGCCCGTTCCAGCAGCGCTGTACAAGACGGATTGGACCGGTTTGCGAAACCAATGCGCCGCCCCCTCAGGCCCTCGAAGCATGCCATGTGATCCATTGCCACATACCGGCAGAGCATTTGCAAGAGGCTGGCGAATGCCAAGAGGCGGAGCTTGCCTGA